The following coding sequences are from one Ochotona princeps isolate mOchPri1 chromosome 8, mOchPri1.hap1, whole genome shotgun sequence window:
- the PROM2 gene encoding prominin-2 isoform X2, with translation MARTGGLVGASLLGLLLGLARSLPGAAAADCDFLGQAERLTFAPAARTRWLTPRVRPPGPLDPLYGTVRRFLSAVQLNPFPSELVKTLLNDPASVKVNEVVRYEAGYVVCAVIAGLYLLAVPTTGLCFGWCRCRRRCGGRVKTEHKGMACERGTLMVFLLLTTLVLLVGLVCAFVTNQRTHEHTGPSVEAVPETLRSLQGLVSNVPQELQAVAQQFSLPQGQVLKELDGAGELIGNILHSGLSSTVYLALASLHSLGQALQVFTDHLRALNDTLTELQGRQEPLESAVRERRERLLALLQEPGCQGDCPWALEQAHILELGADFSQVPSIHTILHRLRGVPEANFSSMVEEDNNTFNALPLLAGMQMANTIKELKEIVAQEPQGLRTLAEEFPGLKAASHWSQALENLERNSRPYLQEVQRYETYRWIVGCVLCSVLLLIVLCNLLGLNLGIWGLSAREDSSHSEARGEAGARFLMVGVGFSFLFAAPLILLVFATFLVGGNVQTLVCQSWESGELFEFVDTPGNLPPSMNLSHLLGLQKNLSFLLAYQQCKEGAALWKVLQLNNSYDLEKHLDVSQFAQKLQQQVQGLKMDMQELDLLTPAAHRDLEALKSSGVERINYHDLLVQIQKPVVKTDMEQLAQQLEALAQAQVNPGLGQQLQEEAQRLRNLYQERVTAQQNFVAKLNLSIRALESSTPKLQLEVAEVLSNITRLKAELPARTNHILRNVSACFLSREMGYFSQYLAWVKEEVTQHIATCQPLSGALDNSHVILCDMMADPWNAFWFCLAWCTFFLIPSIIFAIKTSKYFRPIRKRLSWTR, from the exons ATGGCGCGCACCGGGGGCCTCGTGGGGGCGTCCCTGCTGGGCCTGCTGCTGGGACTAGCCCGCAGCCTGCCCGGGGCGGCAGCCGCAGACTGCGACTTCCTCGGCCAGGCGGAGCGCCTGACGTTCGCGCCTGCAGCTAGGACCCGCTGGCTGACCCCTCGCGTGCGGCCGCCTGGGCCCCTGGACCCCCTCTATGGCACCGTGCGTCGCTTCCTCTCGGCAGTGCAGCTCAACCCGTTCCCCTCAG AGTTGGTGAAGACCCTGCTGAATGACCCGGCCTCCGTGAAGGTGAATGAG GTGGTGCGGTATGAGGCTGGCTATGTGGTGTGTGCTGTCATCGCCGGCCTCTACCTCCTGGCCGTCCCCACCACCGGGCTGTGCTTTGGCTGGTGCCGCTGCCGCCGTCGCTGCGGGGGCCGAGTGAAGACGGAGCACAAGGGCATGGCCTGTGAGCGTGGCACCCTCATGGTCTTCCTGCTGCTGACCACCCTCGTGCTGCT GGTGGGGCTGGTCTGTGCCTTTGTCACCAACCAGCGAACGCATGAGCACACAGGCCCCAGTGTGGAGGCGGTGCCGGAGACCCTGCGCAGCCTCCAGGGCCTGGTCTCCAATGTGCCTCAG GAGCTGCAGGCTGTGGCACAGCAATTCTCGCTGCCCCAGGGGCAAGTCCTGAAGGAGCTGGATG GTGCCGGAGAGCTCATTGGGAACATCCTCCACAGCGGGCTCAGCAGCACGGTGTACTTGGCACTGGCCTCATTGCACAGCCTGGGCCAAG CCCTGCAGGTCTTCACGGATCACCTCCGAGCCCTCAATGACACCTTGACGGAGCTGCAGGGTCGGCAGGAGCCTCTGGAGTCGGCCGTGCGTGAGCGCCGGGAGCGCCTCCTAGCCTTGCTGCAGGAGCCCGGGTGCCAGGGCGACTGCCCCTGGGCCCTGGAGCAGGCCCACATCCTGGAGCTGGGTGCTGACTTCAGCCAG GTGCCTTCCATACATACAATCCTGCATCGTCTAAGGGGTGTCCCGGAGGCCAACTTTTCCAGCATGGTCGAGGAG GACAACAACACCTTCAACGCTCTCCCACTGCTGGCTGGCATGCAGATGGCCAACACAATCAAAG AGCTGAAGGAGATAGTGGCCCAGGAGCCCCAAGGACTGAGGACCTTGGCCGAAGAGTTTCCAGGCTTAAAGGCAGCCTCCCACtggagccaggccctggagaaCTTGGAACGGAACAGCCGCCCCTACCTGCAGGAAGTGCAGAGATACGAGACCTACAG GTGGAttgtgggctgtgtgctgtgctccgTCCTCCTGCTCATAGTGCTGTGCAACCTGCTGGGCCTCAACTTGGGGATCTGGGGGCTGTCTGCCCGGGAGGACTCCAGCCACTCAGAAGCCAGGGGCGAGGCTGGAGCTCGCTTCCTCATGGT AGGTGTAGGCTTCAGTTTCCTGTTCGCTGCACCCCTCATCCTCCTGGTCTTCGCCACCTTCCTGGTGGGCGGCAATGTGCAGACCCTGGTGTGCCAGAGCTGGGAGAGCGGAGAGCTGTTTGAG TTTGTAGACACACCAGGAAACTTGCCCCCGTCCATGAACCTGTCCCATCTTCTGGGCCTGCAGAAGAACCTCAGCTTCCTCCTGGCCTATCA GCAGTGCAAAGAGGGGGCTGCACTCTGGAAAGTTCTGCAGCTCAACAACTCCTACGACCTAGAGAAGCACCTGGATGTAAGCCAG TTTGCTCAGAaactgcagcagcaggtgcagggtctcaaaatgGACATGCAGGAGCTGGATCTGCTGACCCCAGCTGCTCACCGGGACCTGGAAGCCCTGAAGAGCAGTGGGGTTGAGCGCATCAACTACCACGACTTGCTCGTCCAG ATCCAGAAGCCCGTGGTGAAGACCGACATGGAGCAGTTGGCCCAGCAGTTGGAGGCACTGGCCCAGGCCCAA GTCAATCCTGGGCTGGGGCAACAGCTGCAAGAGGAAGCCCAACGACTTAGAAATCTCTATCAGGAGAGGGTCACTGCCCAGCAGAACTTCGTG GCCAAACTTAACCTCAGCATCAGGGCCCTGGAGTCCTCCACCCCAAAGCTTCAG CTAGAGGTTGCCGAAGTCCTAAGCAACATCACtcgtctaaaagcagagctgcctGCCCGGACCAACCACATCCTAAGGAAC GTCAGTGCATGTTTCCTGAGTCGGGAGATGGGCTACTTCTCCCAGTATCTGGCCTGGGTGAAGGAGGAG GTGACCCAACACATTGCCACCTGCCAGCCCCTATCCGGAGCTCTGGACAACAGCCATGTGATCCTGTGTGACATGATGGCTGACCCCTGG AATGCCTTCTGGttctgcctggcctggtgcaCCTTCTTCCTCATCCCCAGCATCATCTTTGCCATCAAGACCTCCAAATACTTCCGTCCTATCCGGAAACGCCTCAG CTGGACAAGGTGA
- the PROM2 gene encoding prominin-2 isoform X1, which translates to MARTGGLVGASLLGLLLGLARSLPGAAAADCDFLGQAERLTFAPAARTRWLTPRVRPPGPLDPLYGTVRRFLSAVQLNPFPSELVKTLLNDPASVKVNEVVRYEAGYVVCAVIAGLYLLAVPTTGLCFGWCRCRRRCGGRVKTEHKGMACERGTLMVFLLLTTLVLLVGLVCAFVTNQRTHEHTGPSVEAVPETLRSLQGLVSNVPQELQAVAQQFSLPQGQVLKELDGAGELIGNILHSGLSSTVYLALASLHSLGQALQVFTDHLRALNDTLTELQGRQEPLESAVRERRERLLALLQEPGCQGDCPWALEQAHILELGADFSQVPSIHTILHRLRGVPEANFSSMVEEDNNTFNALPLLAGMQMANTIKELKEIVAQEPQGLRTLAEEFPGLKAASHWSQALENLERNSRPYLQEVQRYETYRWIVGCVLCSVLLLIVLCNLLGLNLGIWGLSAREDSSHSEARGEAGARFLMVGVGFSFLFAAPLILLVFATFLVGGNVQTLVCQSWESGELFEFVDTPGNLPPSMNLSHLLGLQKNLSFLLAYQQCKEGAALWKVLQLNNSYDLEKHLDVSQFAQKLQQQVQGLKMDMQELDLLTPAAHRDLEALKSSGVERINYHDLLVQIQKPVVKTDMEQLAQQLEALAQAQVNPGLGQQLQEEAQRLRNLYQERVTAQQNFVAKLNLSIRALESSTPKLQLEVAEVLSNITRLKAELPARTNHILRNVSACFLSREMGYFSQYLAWVKEEVTQHIATCQPLSGALDNSHVILCDMMADPWNAFWFCLAWCTFFLIPSIIFAIKTSKYFRPIRKRLSSTSSEETQLFHIPRVTSLKL; encoded by the exons ATGGCGCGCACCGGGGGCCTCGTGGGGGCGTCCCTGCTGGGCCTGCTGCTGGGACTAGCCCGCAGCCTGCCCGGGGCGGCAGCCGCAGACTGCGACTTCCTCGGCCAGGCGGAGCGCCTGACGTTCGCGCCTGCAGCTAGGACCCGCTGGCTGACCCCTCGCGTGCGGCCGCCTGGGCCCCTGGACCCCCTCTATGGCACCGTGCGTCGCTTCCTCTCGGCAGTGCAGCTCAACCCGTTCCCCTCAG AGTTGGTGAAGACCCTGCTGAATGACCCGGCCTCCGTGAAGGTGAATGAG GTGGTGCGGTATGAGGCTGGCTATGTGGTGTGTGCTGTCATCGCCGGCCTCTACCTCCTGGCCGTCCCCACCACCGGGCTGTGCTTTGGCTGGTGCCGCTGCCGCCGTCGCTGCGGGGGCCGAGTGAAGACGGAGCACAAGGGCATGGCCTGTGAGCGTGGCACCCTCATGGTCTTCCTGCTGCTGACCACCCTCGTGCTGCT GGTGGGGCTGGTCTGTGCCTTTGTCACCAACCAGCGAACGCATGAGCACACAGGCCCCAGTGTGGAGGCGGTGCCGGAGACCCTGCGCAGCCTCCAGGGCCTGGTCTCCAATGTGCCTCAG GAGCTGCAGGCTGTGGCACAGCAATTCTCGCTGCCCCAGGGGCAAGTCCTGAAGGAGCTGGATG GTGCCGGAGAGCTCATTGGGAACATCCTCCACAGCGGGCTCAGCAGCACGGTGTACTTGGCACTGGCCTCATTGCACAGCCTGGGCCAAG CCCTGCAGGTCTTCACGGATCACCTCCGAGCCCTCAATGACACCTTGACGGAGCTGCAGGGTCGGCAGGAGCCTCTGGAGTCGGCCGTGCGTGAGCGCCGGGAGCGCCTCCTAGCCTTGCTGCAGGAGCCCGGGTGCCAGGGCGACTGCCCCTGGGCCCTGGAGCAGGCCCACATCCTGGAGCTGGGTGCTGACTTCAGCCAG GTGCCTTCCATACATACAATCCTGCATCGTCTAAGGGGTGTCCCGGAGGCCAACTTTTCCAGCATGGTCGAGGAG GACAACAACACCTTCAACGCTCTCCCACTGCTGGCTGGCATGCAGATGGCCAACACAATCAAAG AGCTGAAGGAGATAGTGGCCCAGGAGCCCCAAGGACTGAGGACCTTGGCCGAAGAGTTTCCAGGCTTAAAGGCAGCCTCCCACtggagccaggccctggagaaCTTGGAACGGAACAGCCGCCCCTACCTGCAGGAAGTGCAGAGATACGAGACCTACAG GTGGAttgtgggctgtgtgctgtgctccgTCCTCCTGCTCATAGTGCTGTGCAACCTGCTGGGCCTCAACTTGGGGATCTGGGGGCTGTCTGCCCGGGAGGACTCCAGCCACTCAGAAGCCAGGGGCGAGGCTGGAGCTCGCTTCCTCATGGT AGGTGTAGGCTTCAGTTTCCTGTTCGCTGCACCCCTCATCCTCCTGGTCTTCGCCACCTTCCTGGTGGGCGGCAATGTGCAGACCCTGGTGTGCCAGAGCTGGGAGAGCGGAGAGCTGTTTGAG TTTGTAGACACACCAGGAAACTTGCCCCCGTCCATGAACCTGTCCCATCTTCTGGGCCTGCAGAAGAACCTCAGCTTCCTCCTGGCCTATCA GCAGTGCAAAGAGGGGGCTGCACTCTGGAAAGTTCTGCAGCTCAACAACTCCTACGACCTAGAGAAGCACCTGGATGTAAGCCAG TTTGCTCAGAaactgcagcagcaggtgcagggtctcaaaatgGACATGCAGGAGCTGGATCTGCTGACCCCAGCTGCTCACCGGGACCTGGAAGCCCTGAAGAGCAGTGGGGTTGAGCGCATCAACTACCACGACTTGCTCGTCCAG ATCCAGAAGCCCGTGGTGAAGACCGACATGGAGCAGTTGGCCCAGCAGTTGGAGGCACTGGCCCAGGCCCAA GTCAATCCTGGGCTGGGGCAACAGCTGCAAGAGGAAGCCCAACGACTTAGAAATCTCTATCAGGAGAGGGTCACTGCCCAGCAGAACTTCGTG GCCAAACTTAACCTCAGCATCAGGGCCCTGGAGTCCTCCACCCCAAAGCTTCAG CTAGAGGTTGCCGAAGTCCTAAGCAACATCACtcgtctaaaagcagagctgcctGCCCGGACCAACCACATCCTAAGGAAC GTCAGTGCATGTTTCCTGAGTCGGGAGATGGGCTACTTCTCCCAGTATCTGGCCTGGGTGAAGGAGGAG GTGACCCAACACATTGCCACCTGCCAGCCCCTATCCGGAGCTCTGGACAACAGCCATGTGATCCTGTGTGACATGATGGCTGACCCCTGG AATGCCTTCTGGttctgcctggcctggtgcaCCTTCTTCCTCATCCCCAGCATCATCTTTGCCATCAAGACCTCCAAATACTTCCGTCCTATCCGGAAACGCCTCAG CTCCACCAGCTCCGAAGAGACGCAGCTCTTCCACATCCCCCGGGTCACCTCCCTGAAGCTGTAG